Proteins from a single region of Punica granatum isolate Tunisia-2019 chromosome 8, ASM765513v2, whole genome shotgun sequence:
- the LOC116188998 gene encoding uncharacterized protein LOC116188998 isoform X1, with protein sequence MDYERIQKPQQGNGGGGALSPGKLRSILLMAADKKRRAEVEVDDSDSSNFELRSQLPPHPDDNGGSGSDSCKDVDVNVVPEFYASTAASSDAKTERAAQRASLAPFSKSLPSKWEDAQKWIASPTSNRSLTGQAKDGQGVGSRKTGLFARQLSAKVVVEVPDHRTAASGEPDTKRIDSSNECGGQRVVDWETYPNPAAEPYGKSVLMIENSIGESAINLSQHDALAIHSATTFIPPPSTARSVSMRDMGTEMTPIASQEPSRTGTPAKATTPTRSPNASRSSTPPRGPPSTSQANAFTERVDFTAELSQKELHMKTRREIMVLGTQLGKLNIAAWASKEEEENVASTSLKTDLVHQPSKNAVETRAAAWEEAEKAKYMARFKREEMKIEAWENHQKAKYEAEMRKIEMEVERIRGRAHDKLMNKLAAASHKAEERRATAEARRNCQAAKTEQQVEYIRKTGRIPSSFSCWSWCS encoded by the exons ATGGACTACGAGAGGATCCAGAAGCCACAGCAG GGCAATGGCGGTGGTGGGGCTTTGTCGCCGGGGAAGCTGAGGAGCATTCTGCTCATGGCGGCTGACAAGAAGAGGAGAGCTGAGGTGGAGGTTGATGACTCTGATTCTTCCAATTTCGAACTCAGATCTCAGCTCCCTCCTCACCCCGATGACAATG GTGGTAGCGGTTCGGACAGTTGCAAAGACGTAGATGTGAATGTAGTTCCTGAATTCTATGCTTCGACAGCAGCCAGCTCAGATGCG AAGACAGAGCGGGCTGCCCAAAGAGCATCCCTTGCGCCATTCTCAAAGTCACTACCATCAAAATGGGAGGATGCACAGAAATGGATCGCGAGCCCAACATCGAACAGGTCCCTGACTGGTCAGGCAAAGGACGGGCAAGGTGTTGGCTCCAGAAAGACAGGTCTCTTTGCCCGTCAGCTGTCTGCGAAGGTTGTCGTAGAGGTACCTGATCATAGGACGGCTGCTTCTGGGGAACCCGACACAAAGAGGATTGATTCGAGCAATGAGTGTGGGGGCCAGAGGGTTGTTGACTGGGAGACTTACCCGAACCCAGCTGCGGAGCCTTATGGAAAGTCAGTCCTCATGATTGAGAATTCCATTGGCGAGTCAGCTA TTAATCTCAGCCAACATGATGCTTTGGCAATTCACAGTGCCACGACATTCATCCCACCTCCATCAACAGCTAGATCCGTCTCGATGAGAGATATGGGCACTGAGATGACCCCCATAGCTAGCCAAGAACCTTCCAGAACTGGAACTCCTGCTAAAGCAACGACTCCGACACGTAGCCCTAATGCTTCTCGGTCTTCGACTCCTCCAAGGGGCCCTCCTTCAACTTCACAAGCCAATGCATTTACCGAGCGAGTGGATTTTACCGCTGAGCTGTCCCAGAAGGAGTTGCACATGAAGACGAGGAGGGAAATCATGGTTCTTGGTACACAGCTCGGGAAGCTGAATATTGCTGCTTGGGCAAGtaaagaggaggaggaaaatGTTGCTTCCACTTCGTTGAAAACTGATCTGGTTCATCAGCCATCAAAAAATGCTGTTGAGACTCGTGCAGCCGCGTGGGAAGAAGCAGAGAAAGCCAAGTACATGGCAAG GTTCAAACGTGAAGAGATGAAAATTGAAGCGTGGGAGAATCATCAGAAAGCAAAATATGAGGCTGAGATGAGGAAGATTGAG ATGGAGGTTGAAAGGATAAGAGGACGAGCACACGATAAGCTCATGAACAAGCTCGCAGCAGCAAGCCACAAGGCCGAAGAGAGGAGAGCTACTGCTGAAGCCCGGAGAAACTGCCAGGCAGCTAAAACTGAGCAGCAGGTTGAGTATATTCGAAAGACAGGCCGCATACCTTCCTCCTTTTCCTGCTGGAGCTGGTGCTCTTGA
- the LOC116188999 gene encoding protein SLOW GREEN 1, chloroplastic, with the protein MNSALTSLPSSSFRLTTSPFASAPKTLTFPSPSSKVNAVVPPKLRDFSSTGQKSIRACSSSVPEARPPSSSPKNPIRRAIENSAAAAVLLAAAISFAGKLPAARAEPPPPAALSEQQALEEDERASKSSALPEFLEANPDSIETLKQLLQTKLENREDEEALALLKRLVAAQPAEIERKFLLARLHNEMGDTQAARQVFEEILQMNPLSFEALFENALLMDRCGEGEAVLSRLEEALKVAEGENRAKEARDVRLIMAQMRFLQKDVEGALRSYQDLVKEDPTDFRPYFCQGMVYSLLDRNEEAREQFAKYRELSPRKFEVEGYLRTPLSRMKLFGTDESN; encoded by the coding sequence ATGAATTCAGCTCTTACTAGTCtcccttcttcctcctttcGTCTCACAACATCCCCTTTCGCCTCTGCCCCAAAAACCCTAACctttccttctccttcctcgAAAGTCAACGCTGTCGTCCCTCCAAAGCTCCGGGATTTCTCCTCTACAGGCCAAAAATCCATCAGGGCTTGTTCATCTTCAGTCCCCGAAGCTCGTCCTCCTTCCTCTTCCCCGAAAAACCCGATCCGCCGTGCCATTGAGAACTCTGCAGCCGCCGCAGTGCTCCTCGCTGCTGCCATCTCGTTCGCTGGGAAGCTCCCGGCTGCGAGGGCGGAGCCGCCCCCTCCGGCTGCATTGTCCGAGCAGCAGGCCCTCGAAGAAGATGAGCGGGCGTCTAAATCCTCTGCCCTGCCCGAGTTCCTCGAGGCAAATCCCGACTCCATTGAGACTCTCAAGCAGCTCCTGCAGACTAAGCTGGAGAATCGGGAGGACGAGGAAGCTCTCGCGTTGCTGAAACGCCTGGTGGCGGCGCAGCCTGCAGAGATCGAACGGAAGTTCCTCCTCGCCCGGCTGCACAATGAGATGGGGGACACGCAAGCTGCTCGCCAAGTGTTCGAGGAAATATTGCAGATGAACCCCTTGTCCTTTGAGGCATTGTTCGAGAATGCGCTGCTGATGGACCGGTGTGGGGAGGGAGAGGCGGTGCTTAGCCGGCTCGAGGAGGCCCTGAAGGTGGCCGAGGGTGAGAACAGGGCCAAGGAGGCGAGGGACGTGAGGCTGATAATGGCCCAGATGAGGTTTCTGCAGAAGGACGTGGAGGGAGCCTTGAGGAGCTACCAGGACTTGGTCAAAGAAGACCCAACCGACTTTCGTCCTTACTTTTGTCAGGGGATGGTCTACAGCCTGCTGGATCGGAACGAGGAGGCAAGGGAGCAGTTTGCCAAGTACAGGGAGCTCTCTCCTAGGAAGTTCGAGGTCGAGGGGTACCTGCGGACCCCACTGTCGAGGATGAAGTTGTTCGGGACGGATGAGAGCAATTGA
- the LOC116188998 gene encoding uncharacterized protein LOC116188998 isoform X2, with amino-acid sequence MDYERIQKPQQGNGGGGALSPGKLRSILLMAADKKRRAEVEVDDSDSSNFELRSQLPPHPDDNGGSGSDSCKDVDVNVVPEFYASTAASSDATERAAQRASLAPFSKSLPSKWEDAQKWIASPTSNRSLTGQAKDGQGVGSRKTGLFARQLSAKVVVEVPDHRTAASGEPDTKRIDSSNECGGQRVVDWETYPNPAAEPYGKSVLMIENSIGESAINLSQHDALAIHSATTFIPPPSTARSVSMRDMGTEMTPIASQEPSRTGTPAKATTPTRSPNASRSSTPPRGPPSTSQANAFTERVDFTAELSQKELHMKTRREIMVLGTQLGKLNIAAWASKEEEENVASTSLKTDLVHQPSKNAVETRAAAWEEAEKAKYMARFKREEMKIEAWENHQKAKYEAEMRKIEMEVERIRGRAHDKLMNKLAAASHKAEERRATAEARRNCQAAKTEQQVEYIRKTGRIPSSFSCWSWCS; translated from the exons ATGGACTACGAGAGGATCCAGAAGCCACAGCAG GGCAATGGCGGTGGTGGGGCTTTGTCGCCGGGGAAGCTGAGGAGCATTCTGCTCATGGCGGCTGACAAGAAGAGGAGAGCTGAGGTGGAGGTTGATGACTCTGATTCTTCCAATTTCGAACTCAGATCTCAGCTCCCTCCTCACCCCGATGACAATG GTGGTAGCGGTTCGGACAGTTGCAAAGACGTAGATGTGAATGTAGTTCCTGAATTCTATGCTTCGACAGCAGCCAGCTCAGATGCG ACAGAGCGGGCTGCCCAAAGAGCATCCCTTGCGCCATTCTCAAAGTCACTACCATCAAAATGGGAGGATGCACAGAAATGGATCGCGAGCCCAACATCGAACAGGTCCCTGACTGGTCAGGCAAAGGACGGGCAAGGTGTTGGCTCCAGAAAGACAGGTCTCTTTGCCCGTCAGCTGTCTGCGAAGGTTGTCGTAGAGGTACCTGATCATAGGACGGCTGCTTCTGGGGAACCCGACACAAAGAGGATTGATTCGAGCAATGAGTGTGGGGGCCAGAGGGTTGTTGACTGGGAGACTTACCCGAACCCAGCTGCGGAGCCTTATGGAAAGTCAGTCCTCATGATTGAGAATTCCATTGGCGAGTCAGCTA TTAATCTCAGCCAACATGATGCTTTGGCAATTCACAGTGCCACGACATTCATCCCACCTCCATCAACAGCTAGATCCGTCTCGATGAGAGATATGGGCACTGAGATGACCCCCATAGCTAGCCAAGAACCTTCCAGAACTGGAACTCCTGCTAAAGCAACGACTCCGACACGTAGCCCTAATGCTTCTCGGTCTTCGACTCCTCCAAGGGGCCCTCCTTCAACTTCACAAGCCAATGCATTTACCGAGCGAGTGGATTTTACCGCTGAGCTGTCCCAGAAGGAGTTGCACATGAAGACGAGGAGGGAAATCATGGTTCTTGGTACACAGCTCGGGAAGCTGAATATTGCTGCTTGGGCAAGtaaagaggaggaggaaaatGTTGCTTCCACTTCGTTGAAAACTGATCTGGTTCATCAGCCATCAAAAAATGCTGTTGAGACTCGTGCAGCCGCGTGGGAAGAAGCAGAGAAAGCCAAGTACATGGCAAG GTTCAAACGTGAAGAGATGAAAATTGAAGCGTGGGAGAATCATCAGAAAGCAAAATATGAGGCTGAGATGAGGAAGATTGAG ATGGAGGTTGAAAGGATAAGAGGACGAGCACACGATAAGCTCATGAACAAGCTCGCAGCAGCAAGCCACAAGGCCGAAGAGAGGAGAGCTACTGCTGAAGCCCGGAGAAACTGCCAGGCAGCTAAAACTGAGCAGCAGGTTGAGTATATTCGAAAGACAGGCCGCATACCTTCCTCCTTTTCCTGCTGGAGCTGGTGCTCTTGA
- the LOC116188996 gene encoding pentatricopeptide repeat-containing protein At5g13770, chloroplastic: protein MAVSTSSDWPLTAFNNSSRRQKLQSPFPVRSRLFKTLPSLPFPCPKLVANLHATSSDCPSSVLEEPSSLVPLVEFKDQLPGSATLNAFLRGLFETPETEELAFECYKKAKARRDFKPEGSTVDLVAEYLMRAKKWESVSALSDDFKVYDLLPGAVTCARLISSCVEARKFRVVEGLLKVFVLNREVPVLAFAAAMREYNRLHMFSSTILVFERMQSSINPNLVDPACYFRAMEAHTKIGNTMEVIKLFEEFKSKEFGKAPFSGQILGLVCESLCKAGRVSEALQLFQDMRVNGIVIDTPASVYSSLVSSLSNAGEVKLAEELLTEAERQGKVLRDPDMYLKLVLMYVEEGMLEKTLEVVEAMRGPKKLRVSDCIFCAIVNGFSKKRGYRSAAQIYEKLVSLGCEPGQVTYASAINAYARIGLHSKAEEIFSEMETKGFDKCLVAYSNMISIYGKTGRLGEAMRLLGKMKAKGIRPNVWVYNSLLDMHGRVRNLKRVEKLWKEMERSRVVPDRVSYTSLIGAYNRAHQFESCIEFYHEYRAGGGGIDRAMGGIMVGVFSKSGRVDELVKLLSDMKTGGTGLDGRLYRTALNALRDAGLQSQAKWLQGSFEAIS, encoded by the coding sequence ATGGCCGTCTCCACTTCTTCGGATTGGCCTTTAACTGCCTTTAACAACTCATCTCGGCGGCAGAAGCTTCAATCTCCTTTCCCAGTTCGAAGCCGGCTCTTTAAGACACTCCCCTCCCTGCCCTTCCCTTGTCCAAAGCTTGTGGCCAATCTCCATGCAACGTCGTCGGACTGCCCTTCTTCGGTCCTCGAGGAACCGTCTAGCCTCGTCCCGTTGGTGGAATTCAAAGACCAACTGCCTGGCTCCGCAACTTTGAATGCTTTCCTTCGCGGGTTGTTTGAAACTCCCGAGACCGAGGAGCTTGCATTTGAGTGCTACAAGAAGGCTAAAGCTCGGCGTGATTTTAAGCCTGAGGGATCCACAGTGGACCTCGTGGCTGAGTATCTTATGCGGGCAAAGAAATGGGAATCAGTTTCAGCTCTTTCCGATGACTTTAAGGTCTACGACTTATTGCCTGGTGCTGTCACCTGTGCTAGGCTGATTAGCAGCTGTGTTGAGGCTAGGAAGTTCAGAGTCGTGGAGGGCTTGCTGAAAGTGTTCGTATTGAATCGGGAGGTTCCTGTTTTAGCATTTGCTGCTGCAATGAGAGAGTACAATAGGCTTCACATGTTTAGCAGCACGATTCTCGTGTTTGAACGAATGCAGTCATCCATTAATCCCAACTTGGTGGACCCTGCATGCTATTTTCGGGCAATGGAGGCTCACACGAAGATTGGGAATACGATGGAAGTTATCAAACTGTTTGAAGAGTTTAAGAGCAAGGAGTTTGGGAAGGCCCCGTTTTCGGGTCAGATATTGGGTTTGGTCTGCGAGTCATTGTGCAAAGCAGGTCGAGTCTCCGAAGCCCTGCAGCTGTTTCAGGATATGAGAGTCAATGGGATTGTTATTGATACGCCTGCCTCGGTTTATTCTTCCCTAGTTTCTTCTCTCTCAAATGCCGGGGAAGTAAAATTAGCAGAGGAGCTCCTCACGGAAGCAGAGAGGCAGGGGAAGGTCCTGCGAGACCCGGACATGTACCTGAAACTTGTGCTGATGTATGTGGAAGAAGGGATGCTCGAGAAGACCCTCGAAGTTGTGGAAGCGATGAGGGGCCCGAAAAAGCTGAGGGTCTCAGATTGCATATTTTGCGCGATAGTGAATGGGTTCTCGAAGAAGAGAGGTTACCGTTCCGCTGCTCAAATCTACGAGAAGTTAGTCTCCTTGGGTTGTGAACCGGGACAGGTTACTTATGCATCAGCTATCAATGCTTATGCTCGGATTGGGCTCCATTCGAAGGCCGAGGAGATCTTCTCTGAGATGGAGACAAAGGGTTTCGATAAATGCCTCGTGGCTTATTCGAATATGATCTCGATTTACGGGAAGACAGGAAGGTTGGGAGAGGCGATGAGGCTCCTAGGGAAGATGAAGGCTAAAGGGATTCGACCGAACGTGTGGGTATATAATTCCTTGTTGGACATGCACGGTAGGGTGCGGAATCTGAAGCGAGTCGAGAAGCTATGGAAGGAGATGGAGCGGAGTAGGGTGGTTCCTGATAGGGTGAGCTACACAAGCCTAATAGGCGCTTATAACCGAGCTCACCAGTTTGAGAGCTGCATTGAGTTCTATCATGAGTACAGGGCCGGCGGAGGCGGGATTGATCGGGCAATGGGCGGGATCATGGTTGGTGTCTTCTCGAAGAGCGGAAGGGTCGATGAGTTGGTGAAGCTGTTGAGTGATATGAAGACGGGGGGAACGGGACTCGATGGGAGGCTCTATAGGACAGCTCTGAATGCTTTGAGGGATGCAGGGCTCCAGAGCCAGGCAAAGTGGTTGCAAGGAAGCTTCGAGGCGATATCTTAG
- the LOC116188998 gene encoding uncharacterized protein LOC116188998 isoform X3: MDYERIQKPQQGNGGGGALSPGKLRSILLMAADKKRRAEVEVDDSDSSNFELRSQLPPHPDDNGGSGSDSCKDVDVNVVPEFYASTAASSDAKTERAAQRASLAPFSKSLPSKWEDAQKWIASPTSNRSLTGQAKDGQGVGSRKTGLFARQLSAKVVVEVPDHRTAASGEPDTKRIDSSNECGGQRVVDWETYPNPAAEPYGKSVLMIENSIGESAINLSQHDALAIHSATTFIPPPSTARSVSMRDMGTEMTPIASQEPSRTGTPAKATTPTRSPNASRSSTPPRGPPSTSQANAFTERVDFTAELSQKELHMKTRREIMVLGTQLGKLNIAAWASKEEEENVASTSLKTDLVHQPSKNAVETRAAAWEEAEKAKYMARFKREEMKIEAWENHQKAKYEAEMRKIERCKAMVRENGKDGG, encoded by the exons ATGGACTACGAGAGGATCCAGAAGCCACAGCAG GGCAATGGCGGTGGTGGGGCTTTGTCGCCGGGGAAGCTGAGGAGCATTCTGCTCATGGCGGCTGACAAGAAGAGGAGAGCTGAGGTGGAGGTTGATGACTCTGATTCTTCCAATTTCGAACTCAGATCTCAGCTCCCTCCTCACCCCGATGACAATG GTGGTAGCGGTTCGGACAGTTGCAAAGACGTAGATGTGAATGTAGTTCCTGAATTCTATGCTTCGACAGCAGCCAGCTCAGATGCG AAGACAGAGCGGGCTGCCCAAAGAGCATCCCTTGCGCCATTCTCAAAGTCACTACCATCAAAATGGGAGGATGCACAGAAATGGATCGCGAGCCCAACATCGAACAGGTCCCTGACTGGTCAGGCAAAGGACGGGCAAGGTGTTGGCTCCAGAAAGACAGGTCTCTTTGCCCGTCAGCTGTCTGCGAAGGTTGTCGTAGAGGTACCTGATCATAGGACGGCTGCTTCTGGGGAACCCGACACAAAGAGGATTGATTCGAGCAATGAGTGTGGGGGCCAGAGGGTTGTTGACTGGGAGACTTACCCGAACCCAGCTGCGGAGCCTTATGGAAAGTCAGTCCTCATGATTGAGAATTCCATTGGCGAGTCAGCTA TTAATCTCAGCCAACATGATGCTTTGGCAATTCACAGTGCCACGACATTCATCCCACCTCCATCAACAGCTAGATCCGTCTCGATGAGAGATATGGGCACTGAGATGACCCCCATAGCTAGCCAAGAACCTTCCAGAACTGGAACTCCTGCTAAAGCAACGACTCCGACACGTAGCCCTAATGCTTCTCGGTCTTCGACTCCTCCAAGGGGCCCTCCTTCAACTTCACAAGCCAATGCATTTACCGAGCGAGTGGATTTTACCGCTGAGCTGTCCCAGAAGGAGTTGCACATGAAGACGAGGAGGGAAATCATGGTTCTTGGTACACAGCTCGGGAAGCTGAATATTGCTGCTTGGGCAAGtaaagaggaggaggaaaatGTTGCTTCCACTTCGTTGAAAACTGATCTGGTTCATCAGCCATCAAAAAATGCTGTTGAGACTCGTGCAGCCGCGTGGGAAGAAGCAGAGAAAGCCAAGTACATGGCAAG GTTCAAACGTGAAGAGATGAAAATTGAAGCGTGGGAGAATCATCAGAAAGCAAAATATGAGGCTGAGATGAGGAAGATTGAG AGATGCAAGGCTATGGTACGGGAGAATGGAAAAG ATGGAGGTTGA
- the LOC116188997 gene encoding uncharacterized protein At2g02148 translates to MEDHFEDSKSTILWRVKALLLVWELWCDSISGSGAASFPASQAETSVRRMGSREPLEHYGLRSASSFSSLHDLNADRDAVTEDSLDNDGDSAAVECMHESYRASLPLHAVGVDEGRTGLENSGSSSSPYNMLSTEDVSPIESAKARFLQIIVDHFIIDHVIEVTDPETDYSGQVGQDKLNKRKPGEVQYEGDPRFALPQMYIANMYETLVNDVNIRLASLNGIREKTIGVALEASGGLYRRLAKKFPKKGPCTYRRRELATSVETRTRFPELVIQEEKRVRFVVINGLDIVEKPNGMSIDDAEWFKRLTGRNEVAISPRDYKFYSPRHKQKRVGSNSASHIPGLPTFNETDSSSTMAAAQGFRSITESPNQQATPSKHHMQSMSHQPQFHPIHQSLHQQMHQSPHTSHFPQNLPDIPHPHHSPTISQHMPCLQPLVGAHVGGRMHVMASTPAKFCDECGTPYLRETSKFCSECGVKRLGT, encoded by the exons ATGGAGGACCATTTCGAGGATTCAAAAAGTACGATTCTCTGGCGAGTCAAAGCCCTTTTGCTGGTTTGGGAACTTTGGTGTGACTCCATCTCAGGCTCGGGAGCAGCTTCCTTCCCGGCGAGCCAAGCCGAAACCTCAG TGCGGAGGATGGGGAGCAGGGAACCACTGGAGCACTACGGCTTGCGATCGGCGAGCTCCTTCTCCTCGCTGCACGACCTTAACGCCGACCGCGATGCCGTCACCGAAGACAGCTTGGACAACGACGGGGACTCTGCCGCTGTC GAATGTATGCACGAATCTTACCGGGCTTCGTTGCCGCTTCATGCTGTCGGAGTTGACGAAGGTCGAACCGGCCTCGAGAACAGTGGGAGCTCGAGCAGCCCTTATAATATGCTATCCACTGAAG ATGTTTCACCGATCGAATCGGCGAAGGCGAGATTCCTGCAAATTATCGTGGATCATTTCATCATTGATCATGTGATCGAGGTTACCGACCCTGAGACTGACTACTCTGGACAAGTTGGGCAAGATAAGCTGAACAAGAGGAAGCCGGGAGAGGTCCAGTATGAGGGTGATCCAAGATTTGCCCTGCCTCAAATGTATATTGCGAATATGTACGAAACCTTGGTGAATGATGTAAATATTAGGCTTGCTTCCTTAAATGGTATTCGTGAAAAGACTATCGGGGTAGCTCTTGAAGCGTCCGGTGGTTTGTACAGAAGGCTAGCTAAGAAATTCCCGAAGAAAG GACCTTGTACATATAGGAGAAGAGAATTGGCTACTTCTGTTGAAACAAGAACAAGATTCCCTGAGTTAGTTATACAAGAAGAGAAACGGGTTCGTTTTGTTGTTATTAATGGTTTGGATATTGTCGAGAAACCAAATGGCATGTCGATTGATGATGCTGAGTG GTTTAAACGATTAACAGGTCGGAATGAAGTAGCTATCTCGCCTCGAGATTATAAGTTCTATTCTCCTAGACACAAACAAAAGCGTGTCGGTTCAAATTCAGCATCACACATCCCCGGTTTGCCT ACATTTAATGAGACGGATAGCTCTTCAACCATGGCTGCTGCACAAGGTTTTCGCTCCATTACTGAA TCACCGAATCAGCAAGCAACTCCGTCTAAGCATCACATGCAGTCGATGTCCCATCAGCCTCAGTTTCATCCGATTCACCAGAGCCTCCATCAGCAAATGCACCAAAGCCCACACACCTCTCACTTTCCCCAGAACCTGCCCGATATCCCTCATCCGCATCACTCTCCTACGATATCACAACACATGCCGTGCTTACAGCCCCTTGTCGGGGCCCATGTGGGAGGGCGCATGCATGTAATG GCTTCGACCCCTGCAAAGTTCTGCGATGAATGTGGGACACCGTATCTGAGAGAGACCTCGAAGTTCTGCTCCGAGTGCGGTGTCAAGAGATTAGGAACGTGA
- the LOC116188998 gene encoding uncharacterized protein LOC116188998 isoform X4 — translation MDYERIQKPQQGNGGGGALSPGKLRSILLMAADKKRRAEVEVDDSDSSNFELRSQLPPHPDDNGGSGSDSCKDVDVNVVPEFYASTAASSDAKTERAAQRASLAPFSKSLPSKWEDAQKWIASPTSNRSLTGQAKDGQGVGSRKTGLFARQLSAKVVVEVPDHRTAASGEPDTKRIDSSNECGGQRVVDWETYPNPAAEPYGKSVLMIENSIGESAINLSQHDALAIHSATTFIPPPSTARSVSMRDMGTEMTPIASQEPSRTGTPAKATTPTRSPNASRSSTPPRGPPSTSQANAFTERVDFTAELSQKELHMKTRREIMVLGTQLGKLNIAAWASKEEEENVASTSLKTDLVHQPSKNAVETRAAAWEEAEKAKYMARFKREEMKIEAWENHQKAKYEAEMRKIEWKVFNKCFIN, via the exons ATGGACTACGAGAGGATCCAGAAGCCACAGCAG GGCAATGGCGGTGGTGGGGCTTTGTCGCCGGGGAAGCTGAGGAGCATTCTGCTCATGGCGGCTGACAAGAAGAGGAGAGCTGAGGTGGAGGTTGATGACTCTGATTCTTCCAATTTCGAACTCAGATCTCAGCTCCCTCCTCACCCCGATGACAATG GTGGTAGCGGTTCGGACAGTTGCAAAGACGTAGATGTGAATGTAGTTCCTGAATTCTATGCTTCGACAGCAGCCAGCTCAGATGCG AAGACAGAGCGGGCTGCCCAAAGAGCATCCCTTGCGCCATTCTCAAAGTCACTACCATCAAAATGGGAGGATGCACAGAAATGGATCGCGAGCCCAACATCGAACAGGTCCCTGACTGGTCAGGCAAAGGACGGGCAAGGTGTTGGCTCCAGAAAGACAGGTCTCTTTGCCCGTCAGCTGTCTGCGAAGGTTGTCGTAGAGGTACCTGATCATAGGACGGCTGCTTCTGGGGAACCCGACACAAAGAGGATTGATTCGAGCAATGAGTGTGGGGGCCAGAGGGTTGTTGACTGGGAGACTTACCCGAACCCAGCTGCGGAGCCTTATGGAAAGTCAGTCCTCATGATTGAGAATTCCATTGGCGAGTCAGCTA TTAATCTCAGCCAACATGATGCTTTGGCAATTCACAGTGCCACGACATTCATCCCACCTCCATCAACAGCTAGATCCGTCTCGATGAGAGATATGGGCACTGAGATGACCCCCATAGCTAGCCAAGAACCTTCCAGAACTGGAACTCCTGCTAAAGCAACGACTCCGACACGTAGCCCTAATGCTTCTCGGTCTTCGACTCCTCCAAGGGGCCCTCCTTCAACTTCACAAGCCAATGCATTTACCGAGCGAGTGGATTTTACCGCTGAGCTGTCCCAGAAGGAGTTGCACATGAAGACGAGGAGGGAAATCATGGTTCTTGGTACACAGCTCGGGAAGCTGAATATTGCTGCTTGGGCAAGtaaagaggaggaggaaaatGTTGCTTCCACTTCGTTGAAAACTGATCTGGTTCATCAGCCATCAAAAAATGCTGTTGAGACTCGTGCAGCCGCGTGGGAAGAAGCAGAGAAAGCCAAGTACATGGCAAG GTTCAAACGTGAAGAGATGAAAATTGAAGCGTGGGAGAATCATCAGAAAGCAAAATATGAGGCTGAGATGAGGAAGATTGAG TGGAAGGTCTTTAACAAATGCTTCATTAATTAG
- the LOC116189000 gene encoding defensin Ec-AMP-D1-like, with protein sequence MGLSKPLFRAILVLLLLAAATEMSTTVVEARTCESQSHKFRGTCVSNTNCGSVCQTEGFHGGHCRGFRRRCFCTKQC encoded by the exons ATGGGTCTCAGCAAGCCTTTGTTTCGGGCAATACTCGTCCTGCTTCTGCTCGCCGCGGCCACCG AGATGAGCACGACGGTGGTGGAGGCGAGGACTTGCGAGTCGCAGAGCCACAAGTTCAGGGGAACGTGTGTCAGCAATACCAACTGCGGCTCCGTCTGCCAGACCGAGGGCTTCCATGGCGGCCACTGCCGTGGCTTCCGCCGCCGCTGCTTCTGCACCAAACAATGCTAA